In the genome of Candidatus Paceibacterota bacterium, one region contains:
- a CDS encoding hemerythrin domain-containing protein, producing MRITEALFAEHLVFHNMFDHIEAVTPKLKTLAEVKSLAALMESLLKAHSDTEDELFIGPLEHCFEQLGQRDAFLEEHQEIDASLKNLRQARQLKKARQLLLAAVAYSREHFDKEERIVFPLAERVLNNKTLDSLGQVWTEQRTRVVR from the coding sequence ATGAGAATCACCGAAGCGCTATTCGCCGAGCATCTGGTCTTCCATAACATGTTCGATCACATCGAAGCCGTGACGCCCAAACTGAAGACGCTGGCCGAGGTGAAGTCGCTCGCGGCGCTGATGGAGTCACTGCTGAAAGCTCATTCCGATACGGAAGACGAACTGTTTATCGGGCCGCTCGAGCACTGCTTCGAGCAACTGGGCCAGCGCGACGCATTCCTGGAGGAACATCAGGAGATTGACGCCAGCCTGAAAAACCTCCGGCAAGCCCGGCAGTTAAAGAAAGCGCGGCAGTTGTTGCTCGCCGCGGTGGCTTACTCGCGCGAGCATTTCGACAAGGAAGAACGCATCGTCTTCCCCCTGGCGGAACGCGTCCTGAACAACAAGACCCTCGACTCCCTGGGGCAAGTCTGGACGGAGCAAAGAACGCGCGTCGTTCGGTAA